From a single Granulicella aggregans genomic region:
- the folP gene encoding dihydropteroate synthase, with the protein MGILNVTPDSFSDGGRFVAVDDAVARAMAMLDEGAHILDIGGESTRPNAVPTSADEEQERVLPVIEALLKERPGAVLSIDTFHAATAQQAVQAGAEIVNDVSGFTWDVEMAAACAGLRCGVVLMHTRGKPQEWAAIQALTKDEVLRMVLAGLRECVDAASHAGVARERIVVDPGFGFGKKGDENYTLLAGLEELRELGLPVLSGTSRKGFLGASLKHLHGGEPAPLSERVNATTAANVASVLAGAHILRVHDVRAAVESAAVADAILAAVAR; encoded by the coding sequence ATGGGGATTCTGAATGTGACGCCGGACTCGTTTTCGGATGGCGGGCGGTTTGTCGCGGTCGATGACGCGGTCGCGCGGGCGATGGCGATGCTCGATGAAGGAGCGCACATTCTTGATATCGGCGGCGAGTCGACGCGGCCGAATGCGGTTCCGACATCGGCGGATGAAGAGCAGGAGCGGGTGCTGCCGGTGATCGAGGCGCTCCTGAAGGAGCGTCCAGGTGCGGTGCTCTCGATTGACACGTTTCACGCAGCGACAGCCCAGCAGGCGGTTCAAGCTGGGGCAGAGATCGTGAACGATGTCAGCGGATTTACCTGGGACGTGGAGATGGCTGCAGCCTGTGCTGGGCTTAGGTGCGGCGTTGTGTTGATGCACACGCGAGGGAAACCGCAGGAGTGGGCTGCGATCCAGGCTCTCACCAAGGATGAAGTCTTGCGAATGGTGCTGGCGGGGCTGCGGGAGTGCGTCGATGCGGCGAGTCATGCAGGAGTAGCGCGCGAAAGGATCGTCGTTGATCCGGGGTTTGGTTTCGGCAAGAAGGGCGATGAGAACTACACTTTGCTGGCGGGGCTAGAGGAGCTTCGCGAGCTTGGTCTGCCGGTCTTGAGTGGGACATCGCGGAAGGGATTTCTTGGAGCTTCGCTGAAGCATCTGCATGGCGGAGAACCCGCGCCTTTGAGCGAACGAGTGAATGCTACAACGGCGGCGAATGTGGCGAGCGTGCTGGCAGGCGCTCACATTCTGCGCGTGCATGATGTGCGGGCAGCGGTGGAGTCGGCGGCAGTGGCGGATGCGATTCTGGCGGCGGTTGCCCGATAG
- the rmuC gene encoding DNA recombination protein RmuC: MTPFALAQLALLLLIFIAVVMLFLRKPELPAADTRLLQLPDQLTRVDARADALDRHFREELESLQRTLAIEAQRSREASAADAVALRNEVSASIALLGQTLNTGLNSFRGDNKESAEALRAAVEKNLEAISQRLSGFIADANRDQMEARTALNARLNELSAAAQTQQEKLRGTVEERLEKLNVTNAAKLEEMRVTVDEKLHATLQTRLTESFGQVTDQLNKVHTGLGEMSKLSEGMDDLSRIFTNVKSRGGFAEVQLGMLLEQMLAPSQFIRNAKVKQGSLEVVEFAVRFPGHGGDTLLPIDAKFPREDWERLENAYESGSAEEIQAAGKSFENAIRTEGKRICEKYIQPPVTTPHAIMFLPTEGLYAEVMRREGLQAEIQSKCKVTIAGPSSLSAILTSFQMGFALIAFQKKGDEVWKVLGATKGEFEKFGDLMGKMETQVGTVQNTIQKLNVRTRAINRTLREVTSDSSQSAGLPGMEEFGGIAPLLAASADEE; encoded by the coding sequence ATGACTCCGTTCGCGCTGGCCCAACTCGCCCTGCTGCTTTTGATCTTCATCGCTGTCGTGATGCTGTTCCTTCGCAAGCCGGAGCTGCCAGCTGCGGACACGCGGCTGCTGCAACTTCCAGACCAGTTGACGCGGGTTGACGCTCGGGCCGATGCACTGGACAGGCACTTCCGCGAAGAGCTTGAGTCGTTGCAACGGACGTTGGCGATCGAGGCGCAGCGCAGCCGCGAGGCGAGCGCAGCCGATGCAGTTGCGTTGCGAAATGAAGTCTCGGCGAGCATCGCACTGCTGGGCCAGACTTTGAACACGGGCCTGAATAGTTTCCGTGGTGATAACAAGGAATCGGCTGAAGCGCTGCGGGCTGCGGTGGAGAAAAATCTGGAGGCGATCTCGCAGCGGCTCTCGGGCTTCATCGCGGATGCGAATCGCGACCAGATGGAGGCGCGGACAGCGCTGAATGCGCGGCTGAATGAGTTGTCCGCGGCAGCGCAGACGCAGCAGGAGAAGCTGCGGGGGACGGTGGAAGAGCGACTCGAAAAGTTGAACGTGACCAACGCCGCGAAGCTCGAAGAGATGCGAGTCACGGTCGACGAGAAGCTGCATGCGACGCTGCAGACGCGGCTGACGGAGTCGTTTGGGCAGGTGACGGACCAGCTCAACAAGGTGCATACCGGGCTGGGCGAGATGAGCAAGTTGTCCGAAGGGATGGACGATCTCAGCCGCATCTTTACCAACGTGAAGTCGCGTGGCGGGTTCGCGGAGGTGCAGCTTGGGATGTTGCTGGAGCAGATGCTCGCGCCCAGCCAGTTCATCCGCAATGCGAAGGTGAAGCAGGGCAGCCTGGAGGTTGTGGAGTTCGCGGTGCGGTTCCCTGGGCACGGCGGCGATACGCTGCTGCCGATCGACGCGAAGTTTCCGCGTGAGGATTGGGAACGGCTGGAGAACGCCTATGAGAGCGGCAGCGCGGAGGAGATCCAGGCTGCTGGAAAGAGCTTTGAAAACGCGATCCGGACCGAGGGCAAGCGCATCTGCGAGAAGTACATTCAACCGCCGGTAACGACGCCGCACGCGATCATGTTCCTGCCCACAGAAGGGCTCTACGCCGAGGTGATGCGACGCGAGGGATTGCAGGCGGAGATTCAATCGAAGTGCAAGGTCACCATCGCGGGGCCAAGTTCGCTATCGGCGATCTTGACCAGCTTCCAGATGGGATTCGCTTTGATCGCCTTCCAGAAGAAGGGCGACGAGGTGTGGAAGGTATTGGGGGCGACCAAAGGCGAGTTTGAAAAGTTCGGCGACTTGATGGGCAAGATGGAGACGCAAGTTGGTACGGTACAGAACACAATCCAAAAGTTGAATGTGCGGACGCGGGCGATCAACCGGACGTTGCGAGAGGTCACGTCGGATTCTTCGCAGAGCGCGGGACTTCCGGGGATGGAAGAGTTTGGCGGGATTGCTCCCCTGCTGGCGGCCAGCGCCGACGAAGAATAA
- the lipA gene encoding lipoyl synthase gives MATSPAGLNSDLIQIELAPRKPARKPEWLKAKAPMGETFHNLKKMARELNLHTVCESAQCPNIGECWNQKSATFMMLGNLCTRRCGFCAVPKGKPEPIDFDEPRRVAYAVAQLGLAHAVITSVNRDDDNLGAARAFVSVIEEIRAQAPGCRVEVLTPDFQGNDESLRLVVAAHPEILNHNIETVPRLYRVAKSGGRYPRSLAFLANAKSIAAETNENIVTKTGIIVGMGEEMHELLAVFRDLADRKVDILTIGQYLRPSRDHLPMTRYYTPDEFAFLKHEALAMGFKHVESGPLVRSSYHAQEQAESTGLA, from the coding sequence ATGGCTACCTCGCCCGCAGGACTCAACTCAGACCTCATCCAGATCGAACTCGCCCCGCGCAAGCCCGCCCGCAAGCCTGAGTGGCTCAAGGCCAAGGCCCCTATGGGCGAGACCTTCCACAATCTGAAGAAGATGGCGCGTGAGCTGAACCTTCACACCGTCTGCGAGAGCGCCCAGTGCCCCAACATCGGCGAGTGCTGGAACCAGAAGTCGGCCACCTTCATGATGCTCGGCAACCTCTGTACCCGGCGCTGCGGCTTCTGCGCTGTGCCCAAGGGCAAGCCCGAACCCATCGACTTCGATGAGCCGCGCCGCGTCGCCTATGCCGTCGCCCAGCTAGGCCTCGCCCACGCCGTCATCACCAGCGTCAATCGCGACGACGACAACCTTGGCGCAGCACGCGCCTTCGTCTCTGTGATCGAAGAGATCCGCGCCCAGGCCCCCGGCTGCCGCGTCGAAGTCCTCACCCCCGACTTCCAGGGCAACGATGAATCGCTTCGCTTGGTCGTCGCCGCGCACCCCGAGATCCTCAATCACAACATCGAGACCGTCCCGCGTCTCTACCGCGTCGCCAAATCGGGCGGCCGCTATCCGCGATCACTCGCCTTCCTGGCCAACGCGAAATCGATCGCCGCTGAGACCAACGAGAACATCGTCACCAAGACCGGCATCATCGTCGGCATGGGCGAAGAGATGCACGAGCTCCTCGCTGTCTTCCGCGACCTCGCCGACCGCAAGGTGGACATCCTCACCATCGGCCAGTACCTCCGCCCCAGCCGCGATCATCTCCCGATGACCCGCTACTACACCCCCGACGAGTTCGCATTCCTCAAGCACGAAGCCCTCGCCATGGGCTTCAAACACGTGGAAAGCGGACCGTTGGTGCGGTCAAGCTACCACGCGCAGGAGCAGGCGGAATCAACCGGGCTGGCGTAG
- the frr gene encoding ribosome recycling factor, whose amino-acid sequence MASAMAGIDALKGTHQELKSRMEKSVEDFRAHLLAARTGRANVHMLDQIKVDYYGTDTPIAQMGQISTPEPTLIKVEPYDMGMVSAIEKAIRTSSVGLNPMTDGKVIRVPVPPMTEERRKDVVKQLQKTLEDHKTAIRNIRRDGNEQIKKAAKDKLISADDEKRANDEVQQLTDQEIRRIEDLCKAKEKEIMTV is encoded by the coding sequence ATGGCATCGGCAATGGCAGGGATTGACGCCCTCAAGGGAACGCATCAGGAACTCAAGTCAAGGATGGAGAAGTCCGTCGAGGACTTCCGCGCGCATCTTCTCGCCGCGCGCACCGGGCGGGCGAACGTCCACATGCTCGACCAAATCAAGGTCGACTACTACGGCACCGACACGCCGATCGCGCAGATGGGGCAGATCAGCACCCCTGAGCCGACGCTCATTAAAGTAGAGCCCTACGACATGGGTATGGTCTCGGCCATCGAGAAGGCCATCCGCACCTCCAGCGTCGGCCTCAACCCCATGACCGACGGCAAGGTAATCCGTGTCCCCGTTCCTCCGATGACGGAAGAACGCCGCAAGGACGTCGTCAAGCAGCTTCAGAAGACGCTCGAAGACCACAAGACCGCTATCCGTAACATCCGCCGCGACGGCAACGAGCAGATCAAGAAGGCAGCCAAAGACAAGCTCATCTCCGCCGACGACGAGAAGCGCGCCAATGATGAAGTTCAGCAGCTCACCGACCAGGAGATCCGGCGCATCGAAGATCTCTGTAAGGCCAAAGAAAAAGAGATCATGACCGTCTGA
- a CDS encoding type II toxin-antitoxin system RelE/ParE family toxin, which yields MQIRWLPSAAEDLEGIHEYLSSNHPNYAARTIRAIYEAVQGLRRFPYRGRPTSEPGVRVMQLPRSPYLIFYRLHEGAIEVLYIRHGAQDNPL from the coding sequence ATGCAAATCAGATGGCTACCTTCGGCCGCCGAAGACCTTGAGGGCATTCACGAGTATCTGAGCAGCAATCATCCCAATTACGCGGCAAGAACCATCCGAGCGATATACGAGGCTGTTCAAGGGCTCAGAAGGTTTCCTTATCGCGGGCGGCCAACTTCGGAGCCGGGTGTCCGGGTGATGCAGCTACCGCGATCGCCCTACCTGATTTTCTATCGCCTGCATGAGGGGGCGATTGAGGTGCTTTATATCCGACATGGAGCGCAAGACAATCCTCTTTAG
- a CDS encoding TMEM175 family protein: protein MSKKHVSPARLEAFSDGVIAVIITIMVLELKVPVHDGLAGLTSILPTLAVYALSFTFTGVYWINHHHLVHRTDQADERTLYANLFFLFWLSLLPFFTGYLLDMKMSSFSVLLYVLLMIMTGASFLVLRLTIGRYLRETGRLEQEDAAAERKHWISLGLYVVAVLCSFPYPRIALGIVALVMVVWVLPTAKIDAIEHCVDVHNEKQQQT, encoded by the coding sequence ATGTCAAAAAAGCATGTAAGCCCGGCCCGACTCGAAGCCTTCTCCGACGGAGTGATTGCCGTCATCATCACCATCATGGTGTTGGAGTTGAAGGTGCCGGTACACGATGGGCTCGCTGGACTCACTTCGATTCTGCCGACGCTGGCGGTGTATGCGCTCTCCTTCACGTTCACGGGCGTGTACTGGATCAACCACCACCATCTTGTTCACCGGACGGACCAGGCAGATGAGCGAACGCTGTACGCGAACCTATTCTTCCTCTTCTGGCTGTCGCTGCTGCCCTTCTTCACCGGCTACCTGCTGGACATGAAGATGAGTTCGTTTTCCGTGCTGCTCTACGTGTTGCTGATGATCATGACGGGAGCGAGCTTTCTGGTGTTGCGGCTCACGATCGGGAGGTATCTTCGGGAGACGGGCAGGCTGGAGCAGGAAGACGCTGCGGCAGAACGGAAACATTGGATCTCGCTGGGACTTTACGTGGTAGCGGTGCTTTGCAGCTTTCCCTACCCCCGCATCGCCCTGGGTATCGTCGCCCTGGTGATGGTCGTATGGGTTCTACCCACTGCGAAGATCGATGCGATTGAACACTGTGTCGATGTACATAACGAGAAGCAACAACAGACATAA
- a CDS encoding DUF4442 domain-containing protein has translation MSIATPGSGAIWRLRVLRRLHWWPPLLGAGIKVTRMDEDFRAIDVEMRLTWRNRNVMGAHFGGSLYAMTDPFYMLMLMENLGPEYIVWDKAAAIRYKRPGRGTVRAEFRLSEVQIAEVRNALETSDRYEPVYLIEVKDESSKVVSEVDKTIYIAKRFVHEARMASR, from the coding sequence ATGAGCATCGCGACGCCGGGCAGCGGAGCAATCTGGCGTCTGCGCGTCCTGCGCCGCCTGCACTGGTGGCCGCCCTTGCTCGGCGCGGGTATCAAGGTCACGCGCATGGACGAAGACTTCCGCGCCATCGACGTAGAGATGCGCCTGACATGGCGAAATCGCAATGTGATGGGAGCCCACTTTGGCGGCTCGCTCTACGCCATGACCGACCCCTTCTACATGCTCATGTTGATGGAGAATCTTGGGCCCGAGTACATCGTCTGGGACAAGGCCGCCGCCATTCGGTACAAGCGTCCTGGCAGGGGCACCGTCCGTGCCGAGTTCCGCCTGAGCGAAGTCCAGATCGCTGAAGTCCGCAATGCGCTTGAGACATCCGACCGCTACGAGCCCGTCTACCTCATCGAAGTGAAGGACGAGTCCAGCAAAGTCGTCTCCGAGGTGGACAAGACTATTTACATCGCCAAGCGCTTCGTCCACGAGGCCAGAATGGCAAGCCGCTAA
- a CDS encoding c-type cytochrome: MSKLSTLILLGAAAIATTGCKTLPPPMPLSQLNPQQAHGHDLFQARCAACHYDRKDDSLHGPSMLGVFKKPSLPSGAAATDERVTATILHGRGLMPALGNTLDPQDTDDILAYLHTL; this comes from the coding sequence GTGAGCAAACTCTCCACTTTGATCCTGCTGGGCGCTGCGGCCATCGCGACCACCGGCTGCAAGACTCTGCCTCCGCCCATGCCGCTTTCGCAGCTGAATCCGCAGCAGGCACACGGTCACGATCTTTTTCAGGCCCGCTGTGCCGCCTGCCACTATGACCGCAAGGACGACTCTCTGCACGGCCCATCCATGCTCGGTGTCTTCAAAAAGCCGTCCCTGCCTAGCGGTGCCGCTGCGACCGACGAGCGCGTAACAGCGACCATCCTGCACGGCCGCGGCCTGATGCCGGCTCTCGGTAACACGCTCGACCCCCAGGACACCGACGATATCCTCGCCTACCTGCACACCTTGTAA
- the dacB gene encoding D-alanyl-D-alanine carboxypeptidase/D-alanyl-D-alanine endopeptidase codes for MPPASLPSLVLALCLFATHAHAQDLPTSIATLTSDPAVSRANWGIMVTTLDGTPIYALNEKKLFQPASNAKLFTTAAALALLKPGSRFETPILATAAPVGGTLHGDIVLKGDGDANLSGRAIPFAEPPAKQFPLPPLHILDEMADTIATTGLKCIDGNIVGDDTLFPWEPYPIDWSVEDLLWGYGAPVSALSINDNQIRLTIVPGKIPPIPATVARGPYGIPSPPKITLDPATPFYTIQNEIGTVQGNSGTGIGFERQPGSRTLRIYSGVTKTPETFEIAIDDPAEYAAASLKASLEARGITITGKAIARHNPQTSTTGFLEQSRVPIVALGTGLQGSIVPCLRCNNLTGILGYPEAVTLAHHTSPTVGEDTVITNKESQNLHAEILLHQLAVAFGNDGSTAQGARVIRSFAVQAGIDPNDFIFYDGSGLSGHDLVTPRAIAKLLQFATTQPWFADYKNSLPIGGVDGSLEHRFTSPQLKGHVFAKTGTLGEARALSGYLDCASGHTVIFSILVGNHDPTSSADRDVMDRIVAAIAIAE; via the coding sequence ATGCCCCCGGCATCCCTCCCATCCCTCGTCCTCGCGCTCTGCCTCTTCGCTACCCACGCCCACGCGCAGGATCTTCCGACCAGCATCGCGACGCTCACCTCCGACCCCGCCGTTTCCCGTGCCAACTGGGGCATTATGGTCACCACGCTCGACGGCACGCCCATCTACGCTCTCAACGAGAAGAAACTCTTCCAGCCCGCCAGCAACGCCAAGCTCTTCACTACTGCCGCTGCGCTCGCCCTGCTCAAGCCCGGTAGCCGCTTCGAGACCCCAATCCTCGCGACCGCCGCGCCCGTGGGCGGCACCCTGCACGGCGACATCGTCCTTAAAGGCGATGGCGACGCCAACCTCTCCGGCCGCGCCATCCCCTTCGCCGAGCCGCCCGCGAAGCAGTTCCCGCTGCCGCCCCTTCACATCCTCGATGAGATGGCCGACACCATCGCTACAACCGGTCTGAAGTGCATCGACGGCAACATTGTCGGCGACGACACCCTCTTTCCCTGGGAGCCTTACCCTATCGACTGGTCGGTCGAGGACCTGCTCTGGGGCTACGGCGCTCCCGTCTCTGCGCTCTCCATCAATGACAACCAGATCAGGCTGACCATTGTGCCGGGCAAAATTCCACCGATCCCGGCCACGGTGGCCCGTGGCCCGTATGGAATTCCGTCTCCGCCAAAGATCACCCTTGACCCCGCAACGCCCTTCTACACAATCCAGAACGAGATCGGCACGGTTCAGGGGAACAGCGGAACCGGCATCGGCTTCGAACGCCAGCCCGGCTCGCGCACTCTTCGGATCTACTCCGGCGTGACCAAGACCCCCGAGACCTTTGAGATCGCGATCGATGACCCCGCCGAATACGCCGCTGCCAGCCTCAAGGCGAGCCTCGAAGCCCGCGGCATCACCATCACCGGCAAGGCCATAGCCCGCCATAACCCGCAGACCAGCACCACCGGCTTCCTGGAACAGTCGCGTGTGCCGATCGTGGCCCTGGGAACCGGCTTACAGGGCAGCATCGTTCCCTGCCTGCGCTGCAATAACCTCACAGGTATCCTCGGCTATCCCGAAGCAGTCACCCTCGCCCACCACACATCGCCCACGGTTGGCGAAGACACCGTCATCACCAACAAGGAGAGCCAGAACCTTCACGCTGAGATCCTACTGCACCAGCTCGCAGTCGCCTTTGGCAATGACGGTTCCACCGCACAGGGAGCCCGCGTCATCCGCTCCTTCGCCGTCCAAGCCGGTATCGACCCCAACGACTTCATCTTCTACGACGGCTCCGGCCTGAGCGGTCATGACCTCGTGACCCCGCGTGCCATCGCCAAGCTCCTTCAATTCGCCACAACCCAGCCCTGGTTCGCCGATTACAAAAACTCGCTCCCCATCGGCGGCGTCGACGGCTCGCTCGAACACCGCTTCACCTCGCCTCAACTCAAAGGCCACGTCTTCGCCAAGACCGGCACACTCGGCGAAGCGCGCGCCCTCTCCGGCTATCTCGATTGCGCCAGCGGCCACACCGTCATCTTCTCTATCCTCGTCGGCAACCATGACCCCACGAGCAGCGCAGACCGCGACGTGATGGACAGGATCGTCGCCGCCATCGCCATCGCCGAATAA
- a CDS encoding YybH family protein, which translates to MLYCYLRKFALASLLVLTVASPSLAVSQNQLKTASQQELDVIKVLLKQEAAWDRGDIDGFLEGYKDSPDTLFINNLIQRGFAGMKADYHHNYPNKETMGQLTFSELEVHPIDDKVAVCVGKYKIERSKKNGGNAESIFSMVFEKTDAGWKIVVAHAT; encoded by the coding sequence ATGCTGTATTGCTATCTTCGTAAGTTCGCTCTCGCTTCCCTTCTCGTCCTTACCGTGGCATCGCCTTCGCTGGCGGTCTCGCAGAATCAGTTGAAGACCGCAAGTCAGCAAGAGCTGGACGTGATCAAGGTGCTGCTGAAGCAGGAGGCGGCATGGGACCGGGGAGATATCGACGGCTTTTTGGAGGGCTACAAAGACTCGCCCGACACGCTGTTCATTAACAACCTGATCCAGCGCGGGTTTGCGGGGATGAAGGCGGACTATCACCACAACTATCCGAACAAGGAGACGATGGGACAGCTTACGTTTTCGGAGCTTGAGGTGCATCCGATCGACGACAAAGTGGCGGTGTGTGTCGGGAAGTACAAGATTGAGCGGTCGAAGAAGAATGGCGGGAATGCGGAGAGCATCTTTTCGATGGTTTTTGAGAAGACCGATGCGGGATGGAAGATCGTGGTGGCGCATGCGACGTAG
- a CDS encoding YukJ family protein, which yields MPITNYSVLAGDPVSGKVVTGSSTHYQITMNGTGGPFIVAVNIESVDGSEVLYAIKEDFTPPDPDALTALSLGMHSLPSAPNGLALDFVRSEIDGEPMITKEEMTLLPKLQKPTKGATAEAVLINKARAAALKNAVTTLLDMTIADKNGVIYAFGSAFADSGRVDGIHDIHMNQGNPLNNHGGDNGIWQDGALFIHLPAKQTWTAIFIAFQTESWSTDENGNPS from the coding sequence ATGCCGATCACAAACTACAGTGTCCTCGCGGGCGACCCGGTCTCGGGGAAAGTCGTTACCGGCAGCAGCACCCACTATCAGATCACCATGAACGGCACCGGCGGCCCCTTCATCGTCGCCGTCAACATCGAGTCCGTCGACGGCTCCGAGGTCCTCTACGCCATCAAGGAAGACTTCACCCCGCCCGACCCCGACGCGCTCACCGCTCTCTCTCTCGGCATGCATTCTCTGCCCTCAGCCCCAAACGGCCTGGCGCTCGACTTCGTCCGCAGCGAGATCGACGGCGAACCCATGATCACAAAGGAAGAGATGACGCTGCTGCCCAAACTCCAGAAGCCCACCAAAGGCGCAACCGCCGAGGCGGTGTTGATCAACAAGGCCCGCGCCGCGGCCCTGAAGAACGCGGTCACTACGCTCCTTGACATGACCATCGCCGACAAAAACGGCGTCATCTACGCCTTCGGCAGCGCCTTTGCCGACTCCGGCAGGGTCGACGGCATCCACGACATCCACATGAACCAGGGCAACCCACTGAACAATCATGGCGGAGACAACGGCATCTGGCAGGATGGCGCCCTCTTCATCCATCTACCCGCGAAACAGACATGGACTGCGATCTTCATCGCCTTCCAGACGGAAAGCTGGAGCACCGATGAAAACGGCAACCCCTCGTAA
- a CDS encoding molybdopterin-containing oxidoreductase family protein, with amino-acid sequence MEKIAAEQANDASRVVHAVCSHDCPDSCGVLITVDQLTGKATKIQGDPAHPVTRGFLCGKVAKYLDRVYSPDRLLYPMRRKAGIAKGPLAQGRELEAFERISWDEALDTIAVRLQSISDEFGPESILPYSYAGTIGQLGYGSMDRRFFHRLGASQLDRTICASAGGAALLSVYGVKLAPPPQDFARAGLIIAWGANIHGNNIHLWPFIEEARRDGAKLVVIDPYRTRTAALADQHLAINPGTDALLALSLMHVILRDGLEDSSYIAANTHGFTELRAHALKPEHAPEAAARITGIDAETITALARAYATTQRRTGKPAVIRLNYGIQRSQNGGTAARAVAMLPLLVGAWKYRGGGVQLSTSGSFPFNNDDLQRLDLMLASPLGRPARVVNMSELGHALTTLGEHKEDGPPVKALFVYNSNAAAVAPNQNAVLRGLKREDLFVVVHDQFFTDTADYADILLPAPTFFETKDVQGAYGHLFVQISDQAIAPLGEVRNNVAVFSELARRMGFTEACFSDTVDDLIDQTLAPPSHDHRAAWFAGIDRARLEREGHVPLQFPIDANGDTLPFSDASWFRTPSGKGELIPVPVFRAPQESRANAADYPLEFLPRKADNFMNSTFANHPTHQRMESRTAGLLEMHADDAAPRGVVNGDEVEIFNGRGRIRLRAHIGDKVGSGVVAARLDWAKLGSDLSGAGANVNALTSETLTDIGGGATFYSTLVEVRKAPLHA; translated from the coding sequence ATGGAGAAAATCGCTGCAGAACAGGCAAATGACGCAAGCCGCGTCGTCCACGCGGTCTGCTCGCATGACTGCCCCGACTCCTGCGGCGTGCTCATCACGGTCGACCAGCTCACCGGCAAGGCCACCAAGATCCAGGGCGACCCCGCCCATCCCGTCACCCGCGGCTTCCTCTGCGGCAAGGTCGCGAAGTATCTCGACCGCGTCTACTCGCCGGACCGTCTCCTCTACCCCATGCGTCGCAAAGCCGGCATCGCGAAGGGGCCGCTCGCACAGGGTAGGGAACTCGAGGCTTTCGAGCGCATCTCCTGGGACGAAGCCCTCGACACCATTGCCGTGCGCCTTCAATCCATCTCCGATGAGTTCGGCCCCGAGAGCATCCTTCCCTACAGCTACGCCGGAACCATCGGCCAGCTCGGCTACGGTTCGATGGACCGCCGCTTCTTCCATCGCCTCGGGGCTTCGCAGCTTGACCGCACCATCTGTGCTTCTGCGGGCGGAGCCGCACTGCTCAGCGTGTATGGCGTCAAGCTCGCACCGCCCCCGCAGGACTTCGCCCGCGCAGGTCTCATCATCGCCTGGGGCGCGAACATCCACGGCAACAACATCCACCTCTGGCCGTTCATTGAAGAGGCCCGTCGCGATGGAGCAAAGCTCGTCGTCATCGACCCCTACCGCACACGGACCGCCGCGCTCGCCGACCAGCACCTCGCCATCAACCCCGGCACCGACGCTCTTCTCGCGCTCTCGCTGATGCACGTCATCCTGCGCGATGGCCTTGAAGACTCGTCCTACATCGCCGCCAACACCCACGGATTCACCGAGCTTCGCGCCCACGCCCTCAAGCCCGAGCACGCACCCGAAGCTGCCGCACGCATCACCGGTATCGACGCCGAGACGATCACCGCCCTCGCCCGCGCCTACGCCACGACGCAAAGACGCACAGGCAAGCCCGCCGTCATCCGTCTTAACTACGGCATCCAGCGCAGCCAGAACGGTGGCACCGCCGCCCGCGCCGTCGCCATGCTTCCTCTACTCGTGGGAGCGTGGAAATATCGTGGCGGAGGCGTCCAGCTCTCCACCTCCGGTTCCTTCCCCTTCAATAACGACGACCTCCAGCGCCTCGACCTCATGCTCGCCAGTCCTCTTGGCCGTCCCGCGCGCGTCGTCAATATGTCGGAACTCGGCCACGCCCTCACCACGCTTGGAGAGCACAAAGAAGACGGCCCTCCAGTAAAAGCGCTCTTCGTCTATAACTCTAATGCCGCTGCCGTCGCTCCCAATCAGAACGCCGTCCTGCGCGGTCTCAAACGGGAAGACTTGTTCGTCGTGGTTCACGACCAGTTCTTCACCGACACCGCCGACTACGCGGACATTCTCCTTCCCGCACCCACGTTCTTCGAGACCAAAGACGTGCAGGGAGCCTACGGCCATCTCTTCGTTCAAATATCCGACCAGGCCATCGCCCCGCTCGGCGAGGTCCGCAACAACGTCGCCGTCTTCAGCGAACTCGCCCGCCGCATGGGCTTCACCGAAGCCTGCTTCTCAGACACCGTCGACGATCTCATCGACCAGACGCTCGCACCCCCTTCGCACGATCACCGCGCTGCGTGGTTCGCCGGTATCGACCGCGCCCGCCTGGAACGCGAAGGCCACGTCCCTCTGCAATTTCCCATCGATGCCAACGGCGACACACTTCCTTTCAGCGATGCGAGTTGGTTCCGAACCCCCAGCGGTAAGGGAGAACTTATCCCCGTCCCCGTCTTCCGCGCACCGCAGGAGTCCCGCGCCAACGCCGCGGACTATCCGCTCGAATTCCTGCCGCGCAAGGCCGACAACTTTATGAACTCCACCTTCGCCAACCATCCCACTCATCAGCGCATGGAGTCTCGCACCGCTGGCCTGCTTGAGATGCATGCGGATGACGCAGCCCCTCGCGGCGTGGTCAACGGCGATGAGGTCGAGATCTTCAACGGCCGCGGGCGCATCCGTCTCCGCGCCCACATCGGCGACAAGGTGGGCTCAGGCGTCGTCGCTGCCCGCCTCGACTGGGCCAAGCTGGGCAGCGACCTCTCCGGTGCCGGCGCAAACGTCAACGCCCTTACCTCGGAGACCCTCACCGACATCGGCGGCGGCGCCACCTTCTACTCCACTCTGGTTGAAGTAAGAAAGGCACCACTTCATGCTTGA